The DNA window GCGGGCAGGGTGCGGCACACGGCGTGGGAGGCCAGCCACCACACGAGGGTCGTCTTGCCCGCGCCCGCCTCGCCCCGCAGGACGGTCCGCGGGCGCGAGCCGAGGAGGTCCTCGATCCGCCCCCGGGGCTCCGGAGGGCCCGGCCGCGCCGCGGGCGAGCACTGGGCCTCCAGGCTCAGGTAGGCCGTGTCCAGGTCCCAGTCGCCCGAGCTCAGCTCGTCCAGACCGAAGATCTCCAGCCGGCTGTACGCGGCCTTGACCGCCTTCGCGTACGCGGGCTCGTAGGCCAGGTCCTCGGGATAGGCGGAGGAGATCTCCTCGAACTCCGGCGGGTCGGGCCAGTGCTCCAGCAGGGCCTTCCGGAAGCCGGGCTCGTCGATCACGGCGGTCAGCGGCACCGACTCGATGGACGAGTGCTGCCAGCCCAGCGGGTCCCCGCTCGCGATGCCGATCAGCAGCGGGCCCGCGAACACCGGCCCGCCCGACAGGCCGGCCCAGGGCGAGCCGTCCGGGACGGGTGCCGGGGGGTGGTGGTCGGCGTGCAGGACGTACCGGCCGCGCATCCGGCCCGACAGGGGCATGAGGGTGCCGGGGATCTGTGCGGCCTCCAGCTCGCCGGGCCCGTACCGCTGGACCTGCGGAAAGCCCAGGACCTGGCAGCGCGGCATCGGCTGCCAGCCGGCGCACTTGCCCCAGCGCAGCGGCGGCGGGAGCCCGAGGGGCGCCGGGAACCTGAGGGGCAGCACGGGCCTGCGGGCCACGAGGAGCGCCACGTCGCACGCATCCGGGTCGCCCGACCAGACGACGTCACAGGGAACGGGCCCGTCGCCGTCCGGTGCGGCGACCTCGACCGCGTCCCCCGCATCGAACAAATGCGCGCTCGTCAGCACCAGCTCCGGCGTCAGCAGCACCCCGCTGCCCTGCCGCGTGCCCAGCACGGCCACCAGCCGGTCCTCGGCCGACGGGATCGGCGCTCTCGCCCGGCCCACCGCTACTGCCCGGAGGACCCGAACCGCGACACCCCGCCCGGCCGCTCGTTGCCCACGCGCCAGCTGCCGCCCGTGCGGGTGTCCCTCGGCGTCAGGGTGAAGGAGACCTTGTGGGTACGGGTCGAGCCGCGCGACGCCTCCGCGTCCGCGCTGACCACCCAGGCCTTCACCCCGCCCGAGCCCTTGGCGTCCTTGCGGATCTCGACGGTGAACTCCATGGCGATCTCGCCCACGTCGAAGGCCAGGTCCTGGCCCGCGCCCCGGGCCGCCGCCGAGGTCAGCCCCTCCCGCACCGCCTGGACGGCATCCGCCAGCTCCACCTCTTCGAACCCGCTGCTCATCGCTCCACCCCCGGCCCCGGCGGCCGCTGCGCTGCGTGCGCGACCGCTGACCGGGAGCGTACCGCTGCGGCCGGGACTTTGGTCCCGGAACCGGGGAGGCCGAATGTCCTTCGGCGGTGACACCCGCCATAGGGCGTGGGTCACGTACTAAGGGAATTAGCAGTCGGCGCGGCCCTCATTTACCCGGAAAAACAGAGGGAATCGCTGGTCAGGGCGGCATGAATTACCTCCCCGTCGCTACGGCATTCGTTAGTAGAGGCCGTCCTTGGCAGGGCGGCGAATGCGGGTTACCAAGGTATGGCGATCCCGGTCCGCAGCCGGGACCTGTTTATGCCTGGAGGTTTATCCGTATGTCGAAGCGCACCGCTTTCCGTAACCCGAGCAAGACCGTTCTCCGTACCCGCGTCGCCGTCGTGGCAGCCGGCCTGGGAGCCTCGGTCGCGCTGGGTTCCGGGGTCGCGCTCGCAGCCGACACCACCGCCTCGGTGAGCGAGTTCCCCGCGTTCGCGTCCCTCGCGACGCTGGACGACTCGCTGCACAAGCAGGCCGAGACGCAGCTGAAGGTGGCGGAGAAGGAGAAGCAGAACGCCGAGCAGGCCAAGCGGGACGCGGCCGAGCGCGCCGAGGAGGCCCGCAAGCAGGCCGAGGCCTCCCGTAACCGCGCCGACGCCTGGGTCGCGCCCCTGGCCGAGTACCAGGTCGGCCAGCCGTTCGGCAAGGCCGGCAAGATGTGGGCCGCCAAGCACAGCGGCCAGGACCTGGTCGTCGGCAGCGGCACGCCCGTCATGTCCGTCCACGGCGGCACCGTCGTCAAGGCCGGCCCGAACGGCGGCGGCGACGGCCCCGCGTACGGCAACGCCATCGTGATCAAGCACGACGACAACACGTACTCCCAGTACGCCCACCTCTCGCAGGTGAAGGTCTCGGTCGGCCAGAGCGTCAGCACCGGCCAGGTCATCGGCCTGTCGGGCTCCACCGGCAATTCGTCCGGCCCCCACCTGCACTTCGAGATCCGCACCACCCCGAACTACGGCTCCTCCATCGAGCCGGTCGGCTTCCTGAAGGCCCACGGCGGGTCCCTCTGAGCCGTCTGATCCATCGGATCCACCGGGAGCCGGTGCACCGCGACACGCGGTGCACCGGCTCCTGCTTTTACGGTGGTAATGCAGCGCAAAAGCCGGTGATCGGAGCGCGTCATGATCAAGGGAATTGCCATCACCACCGTCTGGGTCCTCGACCAGGACCGGGCGAAGGATTTCTACACGGAGAAGCTCGGTCTAGAGGTCCGGACCGATATGACCATGGGCGGCGAGAAGGGAATGCGCTGGCTCACGGTGGGCGCCAAGGACCAGCCGGACGTCCAGCTGACGCTGATGGTCCCCGGCCCGCCCGGGCTCGACCCGGAGTCGGCGGAGGCCATGAAGAAGCTGGTGTCCAAGGGCGTGCTGGGGGCCGGGGTGCTGAGCACCGACGACATCCACCGCGACTACGAGACGCTCAAGGCCAGGGGCGTGGACTTCCTGCAGGAGCCCCAGGAGCGGCCGTACGGCACGGAGGCGATCCTGCGCGACGACTCCGGCAACTGGTTCTCGCTGACGCAGCGCAACGAGCAGCTGGACCTCGACAAGAACTGGGGCGAGTGCGTCGACCCGATGTGACGCCCGTGACGCCTGTGAGGCCCGTGAGGCCCGTGAGGCCGCGGCGGGAGCGTCGGGCGCGCTAGTCCGGCACCTGGATGATCGGGAACGTCCCCGTGCTCGTCGGCGCCGACTCCGGCAGCCACAGCACCGCGATGGCCCCCGTGCCGCCCTCGACCTCCGGGTCGGCGTTGCGGAAGGTCAGGCGTGCGCCCAGCACCCGGGCCTGCCCGGCGGCGATGGTCAGGCCCAGGCCGTGGCCCTTGCCCGCCCGGTCCTTGCTGCCCGTGCGGAACCGGCTCGGCCCGTCCTGGAGCAGCTCCTCGGGGAAGCCGGGCCCGTGGTCGCGCACGCGCAGGACGCGCCCCTCGACGGTGACGTCGAACGGGGCCTTGCCGTGCTTGGCGGCATTGGCCAGGAGATTGCCGATGATGCGCTCCAGGCGGCGTGGGTCCGTGGAGACGTAGGCGTCCCGGGCGACCCGTACGCGGGCCTCGGGCTCGAACGTGCGGACCCGGCGTTCGACGAACTCGCCCAGCAGGATCTCCTGCATCTCGGCGCGCTCGGCGAAGCCGTCCAGCCGGGCGACCTCCAGGACGTCCTCGACGAGCGTGCGCATGGCCTGGGCGCGGTCGCGGACGAGCTCGGTGGGCCGGCCCGGCGGCAGCAGTTCGGCGGCGGTGAGCAGGCCGGTGACGGGGGTGCGCAGCTCGTGGGCGATGTCGGCGGTGACGCGCCGCTCGGCCTCCAGGCGGCGCTGGAGCGCCTCGGCCATGCCGTCGACGGCGCGGGCCAGGTCGTCGGTCTCGTCGCGGACGCGGCCGCCGATGGCCTCGCGCACCCGCACCTCGGAGTCGCCGTCGGCGAGCTTGCGGGCGGCCGTCGCGGCCTTGCGCAGCCGGCGGGAGAGCTGGTCGCCGATGAGGATGCCGAGCGCGCAGCCGCCGAGGACGACGGAGACCGAGCCGATGATCAGCGCCTTGTCGAGCGCGTCGATGATGGAGAACCGGTCCTTGAACCGGGTGTGGATCGAGAGGATCTTGCCGTTGCGGACCGGCACCGAGGCCCAGACCTCGGGCGAGCCCTTGCCGCCGGAGTCCTGCAGGAACGTGGCGCGCTGGCCGATGGCGGCGGCGTCGCGCAGCGGCTTGGGCAGCGTGGGGTCGTCGAGCTTGGCGTGCAGCATCAGCCGGCCGGTGTTCTCGTAGTACCGCTGGGCGATCTGTACGCGCTCGTCCATGACGTCGCGGCTGTTGTCGAGCATCGACAGGCGGGCGGCGTTGTGCACGACGAGGCTGAGCGCCACCGCGACCAGCGCGCTGACGCCCGCGATGGCGAGGCTGACCTTCCAGCGCAGACCGGAGCGGAGGGCGAGCTTCACCACGAGCCGGTCCCCGCCGGGTCGGTCGAGCCGGTCCCCGCCGGGTCGGTCGGGCCGCTCCCCGCCGGGCCGCTCCCCGCCGGGCGGATCGCCGTCGGGCGGGGCACCACGGGGCGGATCACCATGGGGTGGTCACCCTCGTCACCCTCTGAGCTTGTAGCCGAAGCCGCGGACCGTCTCGATCCGGTCCTGGCCGATCTTGCCGCGCAGCCGCTGCACGTGGACGTCGACGACCCGGGTGTCGCCGCCCCAGCCGTAGTCCCACACCCGCTCCAGCAGCCGGTCGCGGGAGAGCACCGTGCCGGGCGCGGCGGAGAACTCCAGCAGCAGCCGCATCTCGGTCGGGGTCAGCGCGACGGGCACGCCGCCCTTGCGGACCTCCATGCCGTCCGTGTCGACCTCCAGGTCGCCGAAGCGCAGCACGCCGCCCTCCAGCTCCTCGGGGGTGTCGGCCCCGGCGGCGCCGTTCGGCCCGCTGGCGTGCCCGAAGCGGCGCAGCACGGCCCTTATGCGGGCGACGAGCACGGCGCCGTCGAAGGGCTTGGTGACGTAGTCGTCGGCCCCGGCCTCCAGGCCCAGGACGACGTCGATGGAGTCCGCGCGCGCCGACAGCATGATCACGGGGACGGTCGACTCGTCACGGATCCGGCGGCAGAGGCTGACCCCGTCCAGGCCCGGGACCATGACGTCGAGCAGCGCGATGTCGGGCTTGCGGGCGCGGAACTTCTCCAGCCCCAGCAGCCCGTCCGGCACCGCGGTCACCTCGAAGCCGTCGCGCTCCAGTGCCAGCTGGGTCGCCTCACGGATGACGTCGTCGTCCTCCACGAAGAGCACATGCGTATCGGCCACGCTGCCCTCAGCCCTCCGTCCCCACGCTGGGGAGATCGCCCTTGTCGGTGTTGCCGACCTTGCTGTAGTCGGTGTGCGTGCGACCGGTCTCCCGGAACTCCGTACCCGACCAGTGGTACGTCATGACATCTTCGCCCGAGGCGCAGCAGACCGCGTCACCGGGGCCGTAGACCTGCTTGGTGACGCGGAGGTCGCGGCGGTCGATCTCGGAGTAGACGGGCGCCTGCTCGATCATGAACACGTTCTCGTAGGAGCCGTCGCTCTTCGCACGGTACACATACGAGCCCACGCCCACGGAATCGCCGCACGTGAGGATGTTGACGATGATGTCGTCGCGGCTGCCGTCGGTCAGCTTCCCGTAGATCACGTCCAGCGGGTACTGGTTCTTCACGCACGGCTTCAGGTCCTTCTTGACCTGGCTGCCGATCTTCGGATCGTTCTTGATCAGCTTTACGGCGTCGATCTTCTCGTGCGGCCGGTCCGCCGTCGCCGAGGCCGAGGGCATGCGGGTCGGCTTCGCCGCGGACTGCGTCTGCGCGGTGCCTTCCTTGCGGACGCCCTCGCTGCCCGCATCGCATCCGGCAAGCAGAAGACCGGCGGCCGCGGCCAGAGCTGTGACCGTGCCGCCGGTGATCAGAACCGGCCTGGGGGGAGCCGCCTTTTTCAGGCTGCGCACCGTTCCTGCCCCCGCTCGTTGCGCTCGAGGGCGTGGAAGTCCAGGTCGCGGCTCTCCAGCTCCTGGCGCAGCCGGGCCAGGGCCCGGTGCAGCGTGCTCTTGACCGTGCCGGTCGACATGCCGAGCGCCTCCGCGGTCTCCTCGGTGCTCATCTGCTCCCAGTGTCGCAGCACGACGACGCTGCGCTGCTTGGGCGCCAGGACCCCGAGGACGTCCATCAGCAGGGCGCGGTCGGCGTGCTGCTCCGTGCTGTCCTCGACGCTCGCGTCGGGGAGCTGCTCGGTGGGCACCTCGTCGAGCTTGCGGGCGCGCCACCACTCCGTACGAGTGTTGATCATGACACGGCGGAGGTAGGCGTCGGCCAGCGACTTGTCCGCTATGCCTTCCCAGCGGCCGTAGGTGCGCACCAGTGCGGTCTGGAGGAGGTCCTGTGCGTCGATGGGGTCCGGCACGAGACGGCGGGCGCTGCGCAGGAGGGCGTCCTGACGGTTGCGCACGTACTCCTCGAAGTCCAGAACCTTGCCGCTGCTGGCCATCTCGCAGCCTCCATTCCGCTTGCATTCCCCGCGTCACGCTGGTGGTCTCCCAGCACGGGTAGGACGCTACGGAGGAGCTGTTGCGACGTGATGTGCGGCAGCACTGCGGCAGGTGCACAGCTGTCCATAGGTTGTGTAACAGCGGTGCGGGAGCAGGGGCGGTAGGGCGTGAAAAGGGGGCTCTGTCCTGTTCGGGAGCCCCCTTCGCGGTTACGTGAGCGGCAGCCGGTACCTGCCGTCGGCCAGCGGCTCCACCAGGCCGTCCGCCACCAGCCCGTCCAGCGCACGGGCCCGCTGCACCGGCTCGTCCCACACCGCGTCCAGCGCCACCTGCGGTACGGGCTCCAGCGCCTCGCGCAGCACCGCGAGCAGCTTGCCGCGCACCTGCCGGTCCGTCCCCGCATACGTCTGGCCGCGGCGCGGCGGGCCGTCGTGCGCGGGGGATCCCGCGGCGAGCCAGGCGCACCGGCCGGCGATCGGGCAGCGCCCGCAGACCGGCGTGCGCGCCGTGCACACCAGAGCGCCGAGCTCCATGGTCGCGGCGGCCCAGCGGGCGGCCACCGGCTCGCTCTCCGGCAGCAGCGCCCGGGCCAGCTTGCGCTCGGCCGCGGTGGTCGCGTTCGGCGGGTACTGCGCGCCGCTCACGGCGCGCGCGAACACCCTGCGCACGTTGGTGTCGAGGACCGCGTGCCGCTGCCCGTAGGCGAAGGAGGCCACCGCGGCCGCCGTGTACTCGCCGACGCCCGGCAGCGCCAGCAGCCTGGCGTGGTCGCGCGGCACGTCGCCGCCGTGCAGCTCCGTGATCGCCGTAGCGGCGGCGTGCAGCCGCAGCGCCCGCCGCGGATAGCCGAGCCGGCCCCACGCGCGCACCGCCTCCCCGGGCGGCTCCGCCGCCAGGTCCGCCGGGCGCGGCCAGCGCGCGAGCCACTGCTCGTAGACGGGCAGCACCCGGCTGACCGGCGTCTGCTGCAGCATGAACTCGCTGACCATCACGCCCCAGGCGCCGGCTTCGGGGCGCCGCCAGGGCAGATCGCGGGCGTTCGCGGCGAACCAGTCGATGACCGGGCCGTGGAGCTCCACGGGAAGGGGCTCGGAGGAGGACTCGGAACGGGTGGTGGTGCGGTCTGTGACAGTCATGGCGCTTCCGATCCTGGCACGGCCGCGCACGACGGAGAAACGCGCCGGGCCCCGTTCCCCTGACTTTCGTCCGACTTTCGTCAGGGGTGCGCGGACGGGCTCGGCTTGTACCGTCGGACCGGTGAGCCGCCGCACGATCACCGCCCCGTTCAGGGCCCTGCCCGACGCCCTGCTGTGGGCGGTGCTCGCCGTGCCCGGCGCACTCGCGGACCTGACCGGCGTGAACGCGCCCCGGCCCTGGTGGCAGAGCGCGGGCGGCGCGGCCGTCCTCGCCGTCGCCGTGGCCGTCTCCCGGGCCCGTCCGGTGCTCGCCCTGGCCCTCGCCGCCGGACTCGGGCTCGCCACATCCCCCTCCCTCTTCACGCTCTCCTACGGGCCCGCGCTCTCCGTCCTCGCCTACCTGCTGGGCCGCCGCTCGGCCGCCGCCCGCCCCGCGCTGTACGCCTTCCCGGCCGTCGCGGCCGCCGGCACGCTGCTCGTCCTCGCCCGCGACGTCGACCCCGTCGTCGAATGGCTGGTTCTGACCGGCACGTTGCTCTTCGGCGCGGTCTTCCCCTGGCTGGCCGGCCGCTACCGGCGCCAGGCCCGCGAGCTCGTCGCCGCGGGCTGGAGCCGGGCGGCGCAGCTGGAGCGCGAGCAGGAGATCGTCGCGGACCGGGCCCGGCTGCGGGAACGCACCCGCATCGCCCAGGACATGCACGACTCCCTCGGCCACGAACTGAGCCTGATCGCCCTGCGCGCCGGGGCCCTGCAGGTCGCACCCGGCCTCGACGCGGCGCACCGGGCGGCCGCCGCGGAGTTGCGCGGGGCCGCGGCGTCGGCGACGGACCGGCTCCGCGACATCATCGGCGTCCTCCGCGAAGCCGGCCCGGCCGCGCCCGCGCCGCTGACCCCGCCGGACGACTCGCTCCGCGCCCTTGTGGACCGCGCGGCGGCCTCGGGCCTGCCCGTACGCGCCCGGCTGCCGCGTGAGACGGCGCTGCCGCCGCTCGTGGAGCGGGCCGCGTACCGCGTCGTCCAGGAGGCGCTGACGAACGCGGCCAAGCACGCGCCGGGGGCGGAGGTTTCGGTAACCGTGGAGAGTGGGGCGGGCGGGGCGGGGGAGACGTCGGTGACGGTCGTGACCGGCCCGGGCCCCGGCCCCACGGTTGCCTCCCCGGCACCCGGAGGCGGTACGGGCCTGCTGGGCCTGCGGGAGCGGGTGGCGCTCGCGGGAGGCGAGTTCAGGGCGGGACCTTCCGGGGACGACGGGGGGTTCGAGGTGAGCGCGCGGCTGCCGCACGACCCGGGGCTCCGCCCCGCGCCCCGGCCCTCGGCGGCCGGACGGGCCGGGCAACCGGCGGGCCTCGCACAGGCTCACCGCACGGCCCGGCGGCGGTTCGCCGTCCCCTTCGCCGTCGCGGCCGCCGCCGGCGCCGTCTTCGTCTCCGCGGCCTTCGGCTGGTACGCGTACATCAAGGGCCACTCGGTCCTGAAGCCCGCCGACTACGCCGCCTTGCCCGTCGGAGCGCCGTACGCCGACGTCGCCCCGTTCCTGCCGGACCGGCAGGTCGCCGACCCGCCGGCCGACCGGGCCCCGGGCGTCCCGCCCGCCGGCGCCGAGTGCCGCTACTACCGGGCGAGCGGCGAACTCTTCGTCAGCGTCGAACATTTCCGGCTCTGCTTCCGCGACGGGCACCTCGTCGACAAGAGCCGCATCCCGCGCGCCGGGACCTCCGGCGTCGTGCAACAGGAAGAGAAGGAGTGGCTGCGGTGAGCACCGTCAGAGTCCTCGTCGCCGACGACGAGGCGATGATCCGCGCCGGAGTCTGCGCGATTCTGTCCGCCGACCCCGGCATCGAGGTGGTCGCGGAGGCGGCGGACGGCCACGAGGCCGTCGAAGCCGCCCGCGCCCACCGCCCGGACGTGGCGCTCCTCGACATCCGCATGCCCCGCCTGGACGGCCTCGCCGCGTGCGAGGAGATCCGCCGGAGCGCGCCCGGCACGGCCGTCGCGATCCTCACCACCTTCTCCGAGGACGCCTACGTCTCCCGCGCCCTGGGCGGCGGAGCCACCGGCTTCCTCCTCAAGTCCGGCGACCCCTACGAACTGATGGCCGGTGTCCGCGCCGTCGCGGACGGCGGCGCCTACCTCTCCCCGAAGGTCGCCCTGCACGTCATCGCCGAGCTCGGCGGCGAGCGCCTGACGCGCGGGGCCGCCGCCCGCGCCCGGATCGCCGGGCTGACGGCCCGCGAGCGCGAGGTCCTCGCCCTGCTGGGCGAAGGACTCTCGAACGCGGGCATCGGCCGCCGCCTCCACCTGGTGGAGGGCACGGTCAAGGGCTACGTCAGCGCGGTCCTCGACCGGCTGGGGGTCGGCAACCGGGTGCAGGCCGCGATCGTCGCCCACGAGGCGGGGCTGGTCACCGGTTCGGCCGTGGGCTGACCGGCCCCCCGATTGGTCGGCCCCGGCCGGACGCGGTGGAATGAGGTCATGAGCGATACGGAGCAGCGGCCGCCACGCGAGATCCGGGCGGCCCTCGACGCGCACTCGACCCTCACCCTGGCCTACGCGGACGAGGACGGCCCGCAGGCGTGCGCGGTGCTCTACGCCCTCGCCGGGCCCACCGAACCGGCCGGACCGCCCGGCGACGACCCCACCGCACTGCTCTTCGTCACCTCGGCCACCACCCGGCACGGCCGCGCCCTCGTCGCCGCGAGCACGGGCGACCCGGGCGCGGGCGCCCGGGTCGCGTTCACCGCCCAGCGCGACGGCCAGGTGTGGACGGCCCTGACGGGCCTTCAAGGCCGCGGCACCTGCCGCCGCCTGGAGGACGCCGAGCGCGAGGCCGGGTGGCGCGCGTACAGCGAGCGCTTCCCGTACGTCGACCACAACGACCGGCTCCGGCAGGCGATGGAACGCACCGACCTGTGGGAGCTGCGCCCCGACTGGCTGCGCCTGATCGACAACGGCCAGGGCTTCGGCCACAAGACGGAGTGGACGCGCCCCACGGCGTGAGGCCCGCGGCCCTCGTGCCCCGGGGAGCCGTGCCCGGGCACGGCCCCTGCTTCCTGCCCTCTGCTTCCTGCCCCCTGCTTACGCCCGCACCAGCATCCGCAGCCGCCCCCGCCCCGCCCGGTCCACGAGCGAGGTGGCCCACCGCGCGAGCAGCAGCCCGCCCAGGAGCGCCACGGCGGCGCCGAGCAGGAGACCCACGGCCACGTCGTGCGGGTAGTGCACGCCGAGGAAGACCCGCGAGAAGGCGACTAGCAGGGCCATGGGCAGCACGGCCCAGGCGAGCACCCGCCGGGCGAGGACGATCCCGGTGGCCAGCGCGGCCGCGAGCGTCGCGTGGTTGCTGGGGAACGACCAGTCGCCGTGCGGCGGGCAGGGCGCGAGCGAGGCGACCGCGCCCCGGACCGCCCGGCACGGCCGCTCCTCGTCCACCAGGCTCTTGACGATCTCGCTGATCCCGTAGGCGACCGCGGTCGTGACCGGTACGAGCAGCGCGAGCGCGACGCCGCGCGCCCCCGTCCGCCTGTTGCGCCACCAAACGGCGACGGCCACGGCCATCAGCAGCAACAGCCCGGCCTCCGTGCCGATTTCCGCAAGGCTGTGCACCCACTCCGGTGTGGAGCGGGCGAATTCGGTGACGTCGCGATAGAGGTCGTTGTCCACGGTGTCCATGGTTCCGGGAGCCTACGGTCCGTCACTTCGGCGCCACACCGGGCTATCGGCAGGCAGTCCATCCGACTTTCGTCAGGCGGCGGACCGCGAAAACCGCCTGACGGCGGACCGATGATGCGAAAATCCGGCACCCACCCGGCGGGTATGGGCTGGTGCCCCCGCCGATGTCTCGTAGAGTCTTCGCGTGGGATCTCTGCGCAATCCGATCGGGCCGCTTCCCTCCTCCATCTATTGGCGGCGGAGGGCAGTTGCGCTTGGCCTGCTCGGCCTTCTCGTTCTCGTCGGGCTCTGGTTCGTCACCCTGGGGGGTGACGGTGGCTCAGGTGATGACCAGGGCAAGGGCTCGGACGGGAAGAACCCGGCCGACAACACCACCATCACGCCCGGACCGGTGCCCTCCGGCCCGCACTTCAGCCAACGCCCCGGTGGGCGCGGCGAGTCGGGCAGTGGCGGCACGGGCGGCGGCTCCGGTGACGGCCGCTCCGGCGGCGGCGCCTCCGGGACCGGCGGTTCCGGTGCGGGCGGCGGCGGGACGACGGGCACGGGCGGCGGCAGCGGAGCCCTCGGCACCGGCGACGGCAAGGCCGTCCCGGCCGGCTCCTCCCTGCCCGACTGCGGGCCCGGCTCGGTGCGGCTCGCGATCCGCAGCGTGAAGGACTCCTACGGGCCCGGCGAGAAGCCGAAGTTCGAGATCGTCGTGAAGAACTCCGGCGGAAGTGCCTGCAAGGTGAACTTCGGTTCCACCGCCGCCATTCTGAAGATTGCGCATATCGACGGCGACGACCACGTGTGGGCCTCCGACGACTGCCCCCGGGCCGCGGGCGCGGTGCTGGTCGAGCTCCCCGGTTCGGGCGAGACGAAGCGCACGGTGGAATGGGACCGCAAGCGCAGCGCCCCGCGCTGTGCGACGCCTTCCGGCGAGGGGGCGGCGGGCGCCGGTAAGTACCGGGCCGAGGTCAGGATCGCGGGTGTCACCGAAAAGGTGGAATTCACCCTGGAGAAGGCCTGACGAAAAGGGTTGACGACCGGGCGTGCGGCCGCGCCGCCCGGCCGTTCGACCCGGGTGCGGCAGGAGCCGTACGGCCGATCCGTCCTGGACGGGGCGTTCGAGGGCCCGGCCCTCGGGCGCAGGGGCCCCTCAGACGTAGCGTTCGAGGATCGAGGACTCCGCCAGCCGCGACAGCCCCTCGCGGACCGAGCGGGCGCGGGCCTCGCCGACGCCGTCGACCGTCTGCAGGTCGTCCACGCTGGCGGCCAGCAGCTTCTGCAGCCCGCCGAAGTGGTCGACCAGCCGCTCTATGATCGCGCCGGGCAGGCGCGGCACCTTCGCCAGCAGGCGGTAGCCGCGCGGCGAGACCGCCGAGTCCAGCGTCTCCGGGGAGCCGCTGTAGCCCAGGGCGCGCGCCACGATGGGCAGTTCGAGCAGCTCGGGGTGGGTGAGGGCGTCCAGCTCGGACAGGGCCTCGGGGACGGTGCGGGTGCGCTTGGCGGTCGGCTCCGGGACGTAGTCCCGAACTACCAGGTCGCGCTCGGGCTCGACGCCCGCGATCAGCTCGTCCAGCTGGAGGGAGAGCAGGC is part of the Streptomyces roseifaciens genome and encodes:
- a CDS encoding M23 family metallopeptidase, yielding MSKRTAFRNPSKTVLRTRVAVVAAGLGASVALGSGVALAADTTASVSEFPAFASLATLDDSLHKQAETQLKVAEKEKQNAEQAKRDAAERAEEARKQAEASRNRADAWVAPLAEYQVGQPFGKAGKMWAAKHSGQDLVVGSGTPVMSVHGGTVVKAGPNGGGDGPAYGNAIVIKHDDNTYSQYAHLSQVKVSVGQSVSTGQVIGLSGSTGNSSGPHLHFEIRTTPNYGSSIEPVGFLKAHGGSL
- a CDS encoding sensor histidine kinase, producing the protein MSRRTITAPFRALPDALLWAVLAVPGALADLTGVNAPRPWWQSAGGAAVLAVAVAVSRARPVLALALAAGLGLATSPSLFTLSYGPALSVLAYLLGRRSAAARPALYAFPAVAAAGTLLVLARDVDPVVEWLVLTGTLLFGAVFPWLAGRYRRQARELVAAGWSRAAQLEREQEIVADRARLRERTRIAQDMHDSLGHELSLIALRAGALQVAPGLDAAHRAAAAELRGAAASATDRLRDIIGVLREAGPAAPAPLTPPDDSLRALVDRAAASGLPVRARLPRETALPPLVERAAYRVVQEALTNAAKHAPGAEVSVTVESGAGGAGETSVTVVTGPGPGPTVASPAPGGGTGLLGLRERVALAGGEFRAGPSGDDGGFEVSARLPHDPGLRPAPRPSAAGRAGQPAGLAQAHRTARRRFAVPFAVAAAAGAVFVSAAFGWYAYIKGHSVLKPADYAALPVGAPYADVAPFLPDRQVADPPADRAPGVPPAGAECRYYRASGELFVSVEHFRLCFRDGHLVDKSRIPRAGTSGVVQQEEKEWLR
- a CDS encoding response regulator transcription factor; translation: MIRAGVCAILSADPGIEVVAEAADGHEAVEAARAHRPDVALLDIRMPRLDGLAACEEIRRSAPGTAVAILTTFSEDAYVSRALGGGATGFLLKSGDPYELMAGVRAVADGGAYLSPKVALHVIAELGGERLTRGAAARARIAGLTAREREVLALLGEGLSNAGIGRRLHLVEGTVKGYVSAVLDRLGVGNRVQAAIVAHEAGLVTGSAVG
- a CDS encoding SigE family RNA polymerase sigma factor, which translates into the protein MASSGKVLDFEEYVRNRQDALLRSARRLVPDPIDAQDLLQTALVRTYGRWEGIADKSLADAYLRRVMINTRTEWWRARKLDEVPTEQLPDASVEDSTEQHADRALLMDVLGVLAPKQRSVVVLRHWEQMSTEETAEALGMSTGTVKSTLHRALARLRQELESRDLDFHALERNERGQERCAA
- a CDS encoding VOC family protein, whose translation is MIKGIAITTVWVLDQDRAKDFYTEKLGLEVRTDMTMGGEKGMRWLTVGAKDQPDVQLTLMVPGPPGLDPESAEAMKKLVSKGVLGAGVLSTDDIHRDYETLKARGVDFLQEPQERPYGTEAILRDDSGNWFSLTQRNEQLDLDKNWGECVDPM
- a CDS encoding A/G-specific adenine glycosylase; this translates as MTVTDRTTTRSESSSEPLPVELHGPVIDWFAANARDLPWRRPEAGAWGVMVSEFMLQQTPVSRVLPVYEQWLARWPRPADLAAEPPGEAVRAWGRLGYPRRALRLHAAATAITELHGGDVPRDHARLLALPGVGEYTAAAVASFAYGQRHAVLDTNVRRVFARAVSGAQYPPNATTAAERKLARALLPESEPVAARWAAATMELGALVCTARTPVCGRCPIAGRCAWLAAGSPAHDGPPRRGQTYAGTDRQVRGKLLAVLREALEPVPQVALDAVWDEPVQRARALDGLVADGLVEPLADGRYRLPLT
- a CDS encoding trypco2 family protein, whose translation is MSSGFEEVELADAVQAVREGLTSAAARGAGQDLAFDVGEIAMEFTVEIRKDAKGSGGVKAWVVSADAEASRGSTRTHKVSFTLTPRDTRTGGSWRVGNERPGGVSRFGSSGQ
- the cseC gene encoding two-component system sensor histidine kinase CseC — protein: MVKLALRSGLRWKVSLAIAGVSALVAVALSLVVHNAARLSMLDNSRDVMDERVQIAQRYYENTGRLMLHAKLDDPTLPKPLRDAAAIGQRATFLQDSGGKGSPEVWASVPVRNGKILSIHTRFKDRFSIIDALDKALIIGSVSVVLGGCALGILIGDQLSRRLRKAATAARKLADGDSEVRVREAIGGRVRDETDDLARAVDGMAEALQRRLEAERRVTADIAHELRTPVTGLLTAAELLPPGRPTELVRDRAQAMRTLVEDVLEVARLDGFAERAEMQEILLGEFVERRVRTFEPEARVRVARDAYVSTDPRRLERIIGNLLANAAKHGKAPFDVTVEGRVLRVRDHGPGFPEELLQDGPSRFRTGSKDRAGKGHGLGLTIAAGQARVLGARLTFRNADPEVEGGTGAIAVLWLPESAPTSTGTFPIIQVPD
- the cseB gene encoding two-component system response regulator CseB, whose protein sequence is MADTHVLFVEDDDVIREATQLALERDGFEVTAVPDGLLGLEKFRARKPDIALLDVMVPGLDGVSLCRRIRDESTVPVIMLSARADSIDVVLGLEAGADDYVTKPFDGAVLVARIRAVLRRFGHASGPNGAAGADTPEELEGGVLRFGDLEVDTDGMEVRKGGVPVALTPTEMRLLLEFSAAPGTVLSRDRLLERVWDYGWGGDTRVVDVHVQRLRGKIGQDRIETVRGFGYKLRG
- a CDS encoding LppP/LprE family lipoprotein, yielding MRSLKKAAPPRPVLITGGTVTALAAAAGLLLAGCDAGSEGVRKEGTAQTQSAAKPTRMPSASATADRPHEKIDAVKLIKNDPKIGSQVKKDLKPCVKNQYPLDVIYGKLTDGSRDDIIVNILTCGDSVGVGSYVYRAKSDGSYENVFMIEQAPVYSEIDRRDLRVTKQVYGPGDAVCCASGEDVMTYHWSGTEFRETGRTHTDYSKVGNTDKGDLPSVGTEG